The Pedobacter frigiditerrae genomic sequence ATGATAATACTCACACCAGCGTTCCCCTGCTAGTTTACTGATCCCATAAACTGTATTAGGATCCATTGTACAATATTGTGGTGTATGGTCTTTTGGAGAATTTGGGCCAAAAACTGCTATTGAACTTGGCCAATAGACTTTAGCCGTTTTATAAATCAAAGCTAAGTCTAAAACGTTCAATAAACCATTCATATTTAAATCCCAAGCCAATTTAGGGTTTTGCTCACCAGTGGCAGATAACAAAGCAGCCAATAAATAAACTTGAGAGGGTTTATACTTTTGAAAAATGTCTTTTAAAATTTCTTTATCAAGAACATTAACAAATTCAAACGGACCAGCATTTTTAGTTTCGTAATCAGGTCTGCGGATATCACAAGCTACAACGTTATCATTACCATAAGCTTTTCGCAAAGCGGTTACTAACTCAGTTCCAATTTGTCCGTTGGAACCTAAAACTAATATTTTTTCGTTCATACAATATGGGTAAGCAGCAAAGGTAAAAAAATCTATAAATCTGCTTATAGGTAAAACGTTTTATTAATGTAAACTAATTTTTACAAAAGGCTTTATTTAGCTTTAAAATGGCTAGAAAGTGTAATTTGTACACTCAATTGAATAAGGTTTGTATAAATTACTTTTTTAGTTTCGTTATGTTAGGATATTTTACCTAATTTAATTGCTCCAAAGGAGTTCCTTTGGATTACCAAAACATAACCAAATCTTATGGACAGAAGAGAAGCCGTAAAAAGTGTTGCTTTTTTGATTGGCGGAGCATTATCGGCCACTACAATTGCCACTTTATTCGATAGCTGTAATACTCCAGGTAAAAACAGTGATAATTTATTTACTGCAGACCAAGAGAAATTAGTTACAGAAATTGCCGACATCATTATCCCTACCACAGCGAAATCTCCAGGTGCTAAAGCTGCAAATGTAGGCCCTTTTATTACCATGATGGTAAAAGAATGTTATCCTGAAGATGCTCAAAAAGCATTTGTAAAAGGTCTTGAAGACATTGAAGAAAGGTCTAACAAAGACTTTGGCAAATCATTCTTAGAAATTTCAGTTAAAGAGCGCCAAGAATTAATTACGAAAGTTCGTGATGAAACTATTGCTGCTCAGAAAGCCGAAAAAGATAAAAGTGATGAAAATAAGGCTGGTGAAAAAACAGTAAAAGATGAAAATAAAGAAATCAAACCTGAAATAGAAAAACCAGGTAATCCAATGGCTGTAAAAGAAAAACCAAAAACAGCTCCTCAATTTTTCGCGATAGCTAGAGATTTAACAATGCTAGGTTTCTTTACCTCAGAAATTGGCGCTACACAAGCCTACGAATACATAGCTATTCCTGGCAGGTATGATGGAGACGTTAAAATGAAACCTGGTCAAAAAGTTTACTCATAAATCTTATCTCATTTTATAATGAATTTAAATATAAAAGCAACTGCACAAAACACCTATGATGCTATTGTTGTAGGGTCTGGAATTAGTGGTGGATGGGCAGCAAAAGAATTAACTGAAAAAGGATTAAAAGTTCTACTGCTTGAACGCGGTAGAAATATTGAACATATTAAGGATTATACCACAGCCATGATGAAACCATGGGAATTTAAACATCGTGGTAAATTAACCGAAGAGCAGAAAAAAACTCATCCTGTACAAAAAAGAGATTACCCATATACAGAATTTAACGAAAGTTTTTGGGTTAACGATGAAGAATGTCCTTATACTGAAATCAAAAGATTCGATTGGTATCGCGGTTTTCACGTTGGTGGAAAATCGTTAA encodes the following:
- a CDS encoding NAD-dependent epimerase/dehydratase family protein, encoding MNEKILVLGSNGQIGTELVTALRKAYGNDNVVACDIRRPDYETKNAGPFEFVNVLDKEILKDIFQKYKPSQVYLLAALLSATGEQNPKLAWDLNMNGLLNVLDLALIYKTAKVYWPSSIAVFGPNSPKDHTPQYCTMDPNTVYGISKLAGERWCEYYHQKYNLDVRSIRYPGLISWKAAPGGGTTDYAIHIFHEALKKGSYASFLSATTELPMMYMDDAIRGTIELMDAPAANISIRSSYNFGGVHFTPEVLAAEIRKHIPEFKLTYAANDPRQEIADSWPRSIDDSQAQKDWLWKPEFNLSKMTEDMLKNLKK
- a CDS encoding gluconate 2-dehydrogenase subunit 3 family protein, which gives rise to MDRREAVKSVAFLIGGALSATTIATLFDSCNTPGKNSDNLFTADQEKLVTEIADIIIPTTAKSPGAKAANVGPFITMMVKECYPEDAQKAFVKGLEDIEERSNKDFGKSFLEISVKERQELITKVRDETIAAQKAEKDKSDENKAGEKTVKDENKEIKPEIEKPGNPMAVKEKPKTAPQFFAIARDLTMLGFFTSEIGATQAYEYIAIPGRYDGDVKMKPGQKVYS